A stretch of Argiope bruennichi chromosome 10, qqArgBrue1.1, whole genome shotgun sequence DNA encodes these proteins:
- the LOC129987448 gene encoding alpha-crystallin A chain-like, whose protein sequence is MSRKDLAREIVPRILEGNWWDIFDYPERIMDQLFGVNLFEDDLLPVGGQNGRCRRQINIADSGKSEVKNDKDKFQIDLNVSQFKPEELEVKIADKYVVIHGKHEEKSDENGFVAREFTRRHMLPDTCDAETVNCSLSPNGMLTILAPKKANKPPLRERKIPLSIKEKKAMGDAK, encoded by the coding sequence ATGTCGAGAAAAGATCTTGCTCGGGAAATTGTGCCACGAATTTTGGAAGGCAACTGGTGGGATATATTTGACTATCCTGAACGTATCATGGACCAATTATTCGGCGTTAACTTATTCGAAGATGACCTGCTCCCAGTAGGGGGTCAAAACGGAAGATGCCGAAGGCAAATCAATATTGCTGATTCAGGAAAATCTGAAGTTAAAAACGATAAAGACAAGTTTCAAATAGATTTGAATGTCAGCCAGTTCAAACCAGAAGAGTTAGAGGTGAAGATTGCTGATAAATATGTTGTGATCCACGGCAAGCATGAAGAAAAAAGCGATGAAAATGGATTTGTGGCCAGAGAGTTCACCCGTCGGCATATGTTGCCAGACACTTGCGATGCTGAGACTGTCAATTGTTCGCTCAGTCCAAATGGAATGCTCACAATATTAGCACCAAAGAAAGCGAACAAACCGCCATTAAGGGAACGCAAGATTCCTCTcagtattaaagaaaagaaagcgaTGGGAGATGCGaagtaa